Part of the Quercus lobata isolate SW786 chromosome 6, ValleyOak3.0 Primary Assembly, whole genome shotgun sequence genome, TTAGCATGGAACAAAATGgtcaaccaaacaaaagtacTCACAATAAAAGGTGAAGAAAATAATACCTTCTCACAAAAGAACAAAGACCATTCTCAAATAGAAGTTTCTCTGACCACTGAATAAATACTATTGTGGTATAGCACTAACCAAACTGGGCAACAGGATTGCTAGTTATCAGCAATTACTATCCCTTAACTTCCTATATTTAGCTTGGaatgagatagagttgttttccactaaaaatttttggaaaacaactttatctcacGCAAAACTAAGGTCAATatcaaacataggaaaatgagatagttttctagaaaatgctttttggaaaatgattcattttccaGAAAATCTTAATGCCAAAACAAACTAACCGGTAATCCTTTGCTTTAGCATGGAACAAAATGgtcaaccaaacaaaagtacTCACAATAAAAggtgaagaaaataataacttCTCACAAAAGAACAAAGACCATTCTCAAATAGAAGTTTCTCTGACCACTGAATAAATACTATTGTGGTATAGCACTAACCAAACTGGGCAACAGGATTGCTAGTTATCAGCAATTACTATCCCTTAACTTCTTATATTTAGCTTGGaatgagatagagttgttttccactaaaattttttggaaaacaactttatcttatgcaaaactaaataagaaaaataactaTATCTCACAcaaagctaaataagggaagttaagagatagttttccaactcattttaagGTCAATATCAAACATAAGAAAATTAGatagttttctaaaaaatgctttttggaaaatgattcattttccaaaaaatcttAATGCCAAAACAAACTATCCGGTAATCCTTTGCTTTAGCATGGAACAGAATGgtcaaccaaacaaaagtacTCGCAATATAAggtgaagaaaaataataccTTCTCATACTTTGCTTTAGCAAGTTCAAATTTTCCTTCTTTGAATAGCCTGTTCCCCTGACCATGAACAATAGCATCAAAGATCTAACTTGCCTTGGTCCTAAGAGAAACCGActggataatatttttttgattcaTCACCATAACAAGGATAAAACATGCGATTGTATTGATAGACAACTTGGCACACATGTGCAAACATTGAACATATGCAAGTTTGATGTGATAATGACGATAGACAAAACCAAAACTTGATGcaatacaaaaattgaaaaacatgaacaatgaaaattataatataatataaaaaagcaCCTAGGAGTCAACACCTAGGGTTGCTTGGAGTAAGCACAAAGTGGGATAGTTTACTTAGAAGCCAGCACCTTGTGTTGGCTAAAGTTAACAccaaaccattaaaaaaatccaagagAAATATTCATAAATCGAGCAAATTGTAAAATGTCTCCATAAGAGTACAATTATTGAActacaaaaatacccttgacCCAAGGAAATTAAACACTAATAACATAATTAACTACAAAGACCTATAATAAAATCCAATCAACTTATAAAGATACAATTGACTTCCaaacttcaataaataaaaattaaatcaatatttATTTGTGCTTCAAGCAACAGATAAGTTGTGTTTAAACATCAAATAGCAGCAAGGTGTACAGATGCagcaaaattacaagttaaTAACATACTGTTAGTCTTATCTTCTCTGCTTCATCCATTATACTTTTCAAGTTCAAACCACGTAAATAGTGCAATAAAATTTATGCAATATAAGCATTAGATGATTCATCAATTAAACCAGAGAAAGATCTCGAAGTACGCATGGttcaatcaaaaaaagaatCCTCAAAACTCAAAGCACCTACCATAATTTAAGTCTATATCCACCTCTCTTGAAGAAACTTAAAAGTGATAATTTACACTCAATATGCAACTACTTCCAAAGAATTTTAAAGCCAAAAGCACATTTCAACACAAAATCTAATAGGAATTTCCTGTCATGAATTAGTTTCTATATATGAtgaaaaaaacaacttaaaattagataaattCATGTTTTGAATATCCAAATGACCACTCAACAATGAGAGTTCTCATCTATAAGTAAAAACTAGTGTGATGGTCAACAATAGCACTTCCACAGCCATCTTGGAATATATGCAACGATGACAACCATTTCAAACAAAGTTTctactgcaaaaaaaaaaaaaaaaaaaaaaaaaaaaaaaaaaaagaggaagaagaagaagaagaagaagaagaagaagagagatagagaaacagagaagaagaactctgttttttgaaattaaaacaaagaacaattttAAAGTAATTGGAATCATCATGTAAGTGTTTGATTCTCCTAATGGTGGATTGCATTTTCTTAGTCAAAATACATTTGgataagaaaaattgtaaaacagtgttcagaaaaccaaaaacaaagaacATGTTTGGAATAATTTGTAATCTTTATGTTTGATTCTCCTAATGGTGGATTCACTGGATTGCATAACAACTGATTCAAGGAAAGGGGGAATTATGAAACTAAAATTAGCGAACCAATCTACTAAACAAACTGTTTCAACACATTTTAACACCTTTGCGTCATTAGCAATCTTCTGATAACAAACTGATTCAAGAATTAAGGGAACTAATAAAAATATGGAATTAGAAAGGACTGAAGGAATTGGCAAACTGTTCACTCAAGTGAACATTTTCATACGACCCATGGTAAATTGCAGCGTGCACTCAAGTGAGCAGTGCCTTTTCTCAGTGTTTTCAGTTGTTcccaaaacaagtttttcagaAACATCAAAAAGATGTTCTCTGCTTTCCCCtgattttgcaattttatttttctgaaatTTGTTCTCAACGAACATCAGAAAACCAGCTTTTACAACAGTTACCACACAAATGCCTaatatttcacataaaaaagggatatttataatttagaaaGGATTGAAGGAATTGGCAAACTGTTCACTCAAGTGAACATTTTCATATGACCCATAGTGAATTGCACAGAGCACTCAACTGAGCACTGCCTTTTCTCAGTGTTTTCAGTTGTTCCCAAAACAAGTTTTTCGGAAACATCAAAAAGATGTTCTCTGCTTTCCCCCgattttgcaattttattttctgaaatttgtTCTCAATGAACATCAGAAAACCAGCTTTTACAACAGTTACCACACAAATGCCTAATATTTCACATAAAAAGGGgacatttataatttaatttcatCTTGAAGCACAGGACTAAATATTCTGAATGACTCGTTAGATttgagaaaaagggaaaaactcgTTCCTtttaaaacatgtaattcaCCTTTGTAAGAAAAGGCATCATCAACAATCCACCACACCATTAAGTGGATGCAAATTAAAGACTCAAAAGTTCAAATACTCATCTTGTTACAACAAAGATTTAGATACAGATGGATGAAGAAACACTATGATTTGCAATGAGGAAGAACTTCAGACCTGAATGAAGTGGAAAAGCTGCATCTCTAAGTGAACTTCTTCCAAACCTTCTATCACAGGGATCAAAGGAGATTGAGTTAGGTACTGACTGGTGACATATACTACTGCCTTCTCTCCACGTGCCATCATTCCAATCCCCATCTCAAGACTTTTAGGTACCTACTTTATACATGAGCAATGATGCCCATATAGAAAAAGAGCATAAGTTAGGGGACAGAGAATAGTAGTTTCCTCTAAAGCTATGCCAATGAAGATAGTTTTCCTATTCAGCTAAAAAGTTCAATAGTTTCCTGAGTTACCTTAACAAATAAGTACAGTATGTTGAATTATAAAAGAGGGCCTAAATATCAAACTCAGCAAATATAACACACATCAGAAAATTCTAATGATGCACGTTATTTCACTCAGAAAACCAAGCACACCAAACAAATTGAAGAAAGTAAATTATGAGAGATGTCTTACTGACCTCTGATTTTCCAAAAGTAAAGAAATATGGTTCTCCTTCCATATATAACAGAATCAATTTGCCATCACCAGTCTCTGCAGAAATCTTGGAAACAATCATACTCCACTAGAATCTTCAAGCATTCCAATTGGCAGTTTCACATAAAAACAGAAGCGAATATATATGGGCAAGAATAAGTTCCTACCAAGCTGTTACTTCATAAGGTTCCCTTGGTGATTCCCAACCCAGCCCTTCATTTATTACCTGTTCATGTAGGAGTATCTTAATACTATAGTTATTGCATACTTacccaagaaagaaaaggtGATATTGCCATCACATTTCTTTTTCTGGACAGCAGATTATAATCATGGATATTACAAAATACAGAATATCCACTCATatgtgtttatattttgttttattcaaaTTCACTTTTTGACCAATTATAACATTAAAAcaatatgattttaaaataaaaaagtgctCCTCATTAgcatcaaaaaacaaaacagaatcATAAGCAAAGAGTAGATGAGCAACCATTATATTATCTTTACTGTGGATTAGAAATTGCCTTATTGGATATGGTTTTTATTTGATACAGCTTtgcatgattttctttttctcaagtTCACTATCATCTAGTCATGTCAAGTAAATCTTCAGTATGATCCATTAGAGAGGCCCGGCTACCTTAAATTAGTCAGAAATATTGTTCCCGGTTATTTGTTACTTCTGTTTTGGATCGATATGGGTGGATTCCACAGTTTTTTTATTGAATCGAAGTTGTTTCAATTGGTGGTTGAAGAAGGAGGGAACTTTTTCTCCCTTAGGATTTTTGAACGGGGGAAGTATTTCATGCAATCAGTTTTTATGGGTAAGAATGCAGCACGATGGTTAATGCAAAGCTTGGAACACATGGTGATTGGGGTTAACCCCAAACAATTCTTCATGCTCAGGGAAGGAGACACCGCATACACAGTGCAACGGGGTTCTAACTCGTTTGGGCAATATTTGTTAGTAACAGAGTTAAAAGTAGGCGGGATGAGAAGATCTATCATTATTCCTGCAGGCAAGGCACAACAAGGTTGGAGGGCCTTTGGGATTGAATTAAGGAGAATGTTGGAACCTTCTCAGTATGCGTTGGGTGGTCTAAAAGCTTTACTGTACAAGTCTAAGCTGGGTTCAGAGATTCACCCTTCTCGGTCCTTTGCTGAAATGGTAAAAGTGTCGGTGCAAGTAAGGAAGCATTCGCACCAGCCCCCCATTAGAGACAGAGAAGATCCAAGTAGTGGAGAACACAATGCCACTTCCGAGAGACGAAGCTGGGATTCTGGTGGTGGCTATTGAAGTTCCGGCTGATAATACTATACCGATTGCCGTAGGTGAGGTGGAGGGGAGTCACCGTGGTATTAATGGAGATACTAAGATTAAGGAGAAAATCCcggaacaaaataaattaaggttgaataatttgaatttgaaagatGTTGATTCTGGTAGGGAGCGTCAAATTAAGAGGTCTAGCTGGTTAGGGAAAGGTTTGAGTGTGGAAGTAAATGAATTTGGTAAGAAGCGGGTATATTGGCAATGTTATAATGGTGATAAGCAAGTTGTAAAGTGGGTGGCATGTGGGGACTATTCTACCCAGGGTATTCTTAAGGTAATGGACCATGGACCTTTTGAAGCCCATGCACATTGGGTGGGTAATGACTCTGGCCCACTGTTGTCAAGCCCTTTTATTTTTGAGGCTGTTGCGGATGGTAATTTAGAGTCAAGCTCAGTTGACCCAAGCTCAATATCGTTACCATCGAGCTCGGTGCTTGAGTCTCTACCACCAAGGACGACAGCGATGGCTCCGATGGTCTCTATGGGCTTGAAATATTCCATATCGGCACCAGAAGAACCAAGCGGGAGTGGATCTAGCAACCAGGTGAGCCCAAGCTGAGTTACCCAGTCCCTTACCTTGCCGATATTGACAGCGAAAGTGGTCCAGGCTGCATGCGAGCTGGGTTCATCTTCCTTAGCTCCGATATGTCCTTTGTTGGAGCCGGCAGAGCCACAGGTGCTGTCATCTGGGGACTCGTAAGAAAATTTGGTGGAAAAGTCGTCATCTCCGACGGCGATgaaggatgaggatgatgaatCAATGGGTCCGGAGGAAAGGGTGATGGTGCATGAGGCTTTTGATTTGAAGGTGGTATTTAATTCTTATCCCACTATTAGGGAATCGATCAGTGACTTGGATAAATCATGGGGTAACTCCAAAGAGTGGATGCTACAATTGCAGGATGGTTGACAAGTAGTGATTCCTCTATCTTTATATCGATCCCCAGAGAGTGTGTCAGATTGTTCAGTCACGGATGTAGAGACTATAACAGGTAATGATTGCTTTATCAATGAAGGTCAGATGGTGAGCTGGGCAGAGGATTGTGATGGGTTAGTAGACTCTTTGTCTATTGTTAATGAGGCAAAGGAGGAGATGTGGGATTTTGATGAGAGGTCGATGAATTGGGAGTGTAGTGGCAAGCCTTTAGATATGGTACCATTGGCCATAGAAGTTCCTTTGGAGTGGGAGTGTACTTCTGAGCTGGGGGTTGGGTGTAAGGAGTCAGTTGATGGTAATCATTTATCACAATGGGTAACAAATCGGATTAAGGCTTTTAGAAAATTAGTGGGCACTTCCTTGGAAGGTTTTGAGGAGCAAATTACGAGATTGTTGCTAGCTATAGGGGCcaggaaaaagaataaaaagcttCAGACAGTAGATGATCAAATGAAGCACAGCAAGTCAGGGCAGAAAGGTCAGTGAGAGTTGAAAAATTTATTGACCTCTTTGAATGTTGAGGTTGGTTCAACGAAATCAAGGAATGTAAGTAAGGAGCGGGCTGTGGCGGTTCATCAATGAATTTGAAGATTATTTCTTGGAATGTTAGAGGGCTGAATGATAGGGATAAAAGGCTTCGGGTTCGTAATCTGGTTAGGAAATGGGGGCCAGATGTTATTTGTCTTCAAGAAACTAAAATGGAGTTGATAACTAGAGCTGTGATTCGCAGTTTGTGGAGGGGTCAACATGTTGATTGGTCTTATCTAGGCTCTTGTGGAGCTTCTGGAGGGGTGCTCCTGATGTGGGATACACGGGTTGTAAATAAAGTGGAGGAAGCTATGGGGCGATTTTCGGTTTCTTGTAGATTTACAAGTATGTCAGATCAGTTTGTCTAGGCATTTACTGGCATATATGGTCCTAATTCTTTGAGAGACAGACGATTCTTGTGGGAGGAATTATTTGGTTTGTACAGTTGGTGGAATGTCCCATGATGTGTGGGTGGTGACTTTAATGTTGTAAGGTTCCCTTCCGAGCGGTATGGTTCTACCTCTTTTACTGCTGCTATGCGGGAATTCTCCAATTTCATTTTTGAGCAAGGCCTCATTGATATTCCACTTCAAGGGGGATATTTCACTTGGTCTAATTCTCGTGAAGTTGCTTCGAAGGCTTGACTGGACagatttttgttttctgcagATTGGGAGGATAAGTTTCCATCTATCTCTCAACAACGCTTGCCTAGGCTGTTATCTGATCACTTCCCGATTGTTCTTGAGGGTGGTTCCTTTCACAGAGGCAGGATGCCGTTTagatttgagaatatgtggcttaAAGAAGAGGGTTTTGTGGAGAGGGTGCAATCTCGGTGGGAATCTTATAATGTCCTAGGAGCTCCTAGTTTTGTTTTGGCCAATAAATTGAAgcttttgaaaaatgatttgaaaaaatggaatgTGGAGGTTTTTGGAAATGTTGAAGATCGAGTGAGAAAATTGTGGAAAGAGCTTAGTAATTTAGAGATGATTGAGGATGGTCGAGCTTTATTGGAGGAGGAAAGGCTAGAGTTGGAGAGAATTCGAGGTGAATTAGAAAAAGTTACTTTGATGGAGGAAATCTGTTGGAGGCAGAAGTCTAGAGTCCTTTGTATTAGAGAAGGAGACAGGAATACCAGATTCTTTCATTGTATAGCTAACTCTCACAGAAGATTTAATTCCATTGATAGGCTTATGGTGGATGGAGAATTGTCTTCAGACCCGGAGGCTATAGCAGGTT contains:
- the LOC115994148 gene encoding peptidyl-prolyl cis-trans isomerase PASTICCINO1-like isoform X4 yields the protein MIVSKISAETGDGKLILLYMEGEPYFFTFGKSEVPKSLEMGIGMMARGEKAVVYVTSQYLTQSPLIPVIEGLEEVHLEMQLFHFIQGNRLFKEGKFELAKAKYEKNLLHLDVAACQLKLGECRNSIDTCNKMQTLHM
- the LOC115994148 gene encoding peptidyl-prolyl cis-trans isomerase PASTICCINO1-like isoform X3; translation: MIVSKISAETGDGKLILLYMEGEPYFFTFGKSEVPKSLEMGIGMMARGEKAVVYVTSQYLTQSPLIPVIEGLEEVHLEMQLFHFIQGNRLFKEGKFELAKAKYEKNLLHLDVAACQLKLGECRNSIDTCNKVCFMTSTCE